The Glycine soja cultivar W05 chromosome 4, ASM419377v2, whole genome shotgun sequence genomic sequence TACATATAACTACATTTATGTGGTTGGGTGAAGTCAGTAGGTAGATAGAAGGTTTGGTTATGCAGTTCCCCCTTACCAATTACTAGATGACTTCTCTCATCAAGCATTTAAAGATGCTTCCAGGTAACTCTTAATTGTTATACTAAGAAAAGGTGCTAAAATTAGTGAAATGCTAAACAAGTGTTTTGGTACTCTCATTGCCCCTGATCAACTTCAAAGGCACTTTGTATTTGATTAAACACTTTGTCAACTAGTAGTATATGAATAAAGAAGCTCCTGATGGGTCAACCCCGGggaaatttaatttaaccaaCTAGTACTACTTGGTtaatgaataaagaaaaaaataaatcagattAGCCATACTATAGTTTACAGAACCTTGTCGTATCCTTcacttttccttctttcctcgtCTAAGTTTGACAAAAAAAGTTGGGCtagaaatacaattttttattaagttattttttattggttaaaatttattaaaaatataaaattaaattagaaaaaagattCAATGTGAGCTAAAAATACTGTAATTTTCACtaaatttcattcaataaaaaagagtaccttttaggttaaattgtaattttggtccCCCTATAATTTCACATCTTCAATTTTgggtttcatatttttaaatcaagacatttagttttctcattttttaaaataaacaattttagtTATTTCCTCAGTTGATCATTCAAAATCAAATGTTGACTTTCATATGACATATTAGTGCTTACTATGTAAATTGTTGATATTATGCTTGTGTGATAAgagattaaataaaacaaaaaataaaaaagaccttGGTATAAGTTAAACTCAtgaccttttatttaaaaacaaagaaataagTCACTAAGAAACTTGTTTTGTTTAGTTAATGTTATAATCATTATTTTGCATGTATCATTACTTtggagttattaatttttttaattataaaaatttataaatttaaaaagtatttaatatttaattttaaatttaattatttttattatataatttaattttaatataaattaataaattattatatatgaagtttggttcttattttattataattttaaaaaatacataaactgATGTATagattatttacaaatttatcttattcaatttatacaaattacgtaaatttaaaataatatttaaataatataaaaataaaaacaaattattaaattttataattaaaataaaaatttggttttttaatatataaaaataaatttacattatttttataaataatttacatattaatttatgtaattttcttgatttatataattgttgtttaaaaaaataaatttactaaataattttttataattaaaacaaaattattaacatgtaagttttctaaaaaattaaatattaaaattttatcaaattatataattagaataaaaataaatttacgtaatttgtataatttacatattaattaatgtaattatcaattatagtgatttatataattagagtacaaattatttatattttaaaatcaatttatatattaatttatgaaatttaattataatttgataaaataaaaatatgtaaactatttaaaataaaaatatataaatgatatgaagcaaaattaaaaagatttatttgttaaatatttttttaatctataaatttttataactaaaaaaagataataattgttaactaatgatacatataaaataatatttgtaaattaattaaataaaacaaatgtcttactaatttattattttatatttgaataaaaggtgataataaaaataggaagatgaaaattataaaaggaTGAAAACTATACTTTGGTCAATCTTTTAAACAGTATGTCAACAACTGTTTCTAAAATTTCTCATATGAGAATGTTAATCGTTTGCTCACACtctcttatatttatttataggttttttttttaataaatacagtTTCTCTCTCCTACTTTCTCCATTTTAACTTATGCGTCCTTTGAcagtagtttttattttattttattattatttaaaaaataaaaagaaaatgctaacaaatattttctaagtaatcattaaaatttaagaatgaaagatttttgtataaaatgttACCGATAGTATTTGTTATAATATAACTGAAATTCTTTAGTTATTACACAATTATACTCAAATTATTTGAATGATGATGttttggtggaagaaaaatcattttatcccgATATTTAGTTAGTGTTAGTATGTGTTAGTTCTACGTCCATGATCCATCAAAAACAGGGTTAGTTATGATTTTTCTTAAGATGTTTATGACCTTTGAAGACATGTAATCTGAAACGACGTGAGTACTCATTGGCTGTGAGCGTGTGGCGTGTATGCTGCATCATGATTTATGTTAATGTGTGCCACATTTATGGCTGTAGTTACTTCACTGCACAGCAGTCAACAGAGCAAGCAAAATACACGGCTAAATTGAGTGGAAAACCTGGGCCAACCCATTTTAAACACAGATAAATTTACTACTATTTTTTACATCTACTATtaacttaattaagtttttagtcatttgaaaacaaaatagtaGTACATATAGATCCAGCATGGATAGCAGTAATGACGTATGCAAGTGGCAAAATCATGGCTCGCCACCATTTTGTGTGCGTGTGTGGCATCAACTTTGATTAGAGACATCAGATACTTGATGATGGAGATTGGAGATTGGAGATTGGAGATCTACAACCTTAATTGCTAtgagcttttctttttctcttaaaaaaagggTTAGTTAATATACATGCAATTTAACTACAACATTAGAGGGTAAGCACTCGTTTGTAAGCACTAGGCATAAAATGCTAGCTGCATATCATTATCACTTCAGTATGTTATTGCAACAACAATTCACAAATTGGAAGTCTCAGTTTCAACGTTATCAACTTTTGGGagctcttcatcatcatcatcatcatcagccACATCATCAATGGGAATGTCCTCGCTATCATAAGCCGTGCCTAGAAATATATACGAAATAGTGTAAGTCATTAactcaaaatgaaaaagatcgaatatatactaataataagaGAGTAAtgctattaacaaaaaaattgcaaacCAATTAAAACGTTTTTAGCCATGTGTATGGTTATTGGTTGCCAACAGTGTAGTTAAGCAAGCTATATATTCTACTAAATGAGCattgaaaagttaataaatctttcaaaggaCCCGGTTTAGGCAAATTAGAAAGACAAGTCATCCAACTTGTGTTGGTAGAAGCCTATGAAGGAAGGAAGCCAGGGGAAAGACATGCTAAGTAGCCACCCTTAAGTTGACAGGAGAAATAAATATCACAACGGGGGTGATCAAGCAATACCAAACAGCTTCCACTTTGGCATTAACTCACTCTTTAACAAAAGCACTACCAAGGGCGACATCAGTTAAGGACAGTGCTAAGCTTAAGACAAACCAATTAACATAGGGGCTCACCCCACAACTATGGGCTTTAAAATTCCACATGtatctttaatttctgttttgttataattattatcattaaaaaacaaaagtgcAAGCTGGAGGCCTGGGACAGAGTGCAGTGGTACTAGGTTATATAAGTAGTAGATCAAGGACTGCAATTATAATCTGAAGAGCTACAAACCCATAAGGGTCTTCTCCACAAGAATACTAAAATAATCTCAAAGCCTCCAATTTATTCAGACCAAAGTTAGATATAAAATTTTCACTATAGGCATGACATATTTCTATCTTATCATAATATTGTAATTTCATAACACCATAAGGTCAAGAGATagctcaaattaaaaaaagaaaccaaCTATGAGAGAGAGAACAATTTGAAGGAACAAGTGATAAACAATGTTGACCACGAAGTTCACTCATGCCAAAATGATTTTATGTCCCCGAAGTATTTCTCCAGATTTCTGCCCAATCTGTTACATTTTATGTATGGACTGGCTATCCATCTATGACCATTAAAAGGGCTAAACTTTACCTCTCTGAATTGAAGGAGAAGGATAAGGTGACAAATCCTTTGCTTCAGGATTCCTATCAAGAAGATATGGAAGTTCCAGAAGCCGCAAAAAAGATTCTGTCTGAGGATTTCGGGGATTCActgcaaaaaaatagaagagatgaaaattaaataaaattaacactTATAGAGTTACATTTTAAACTATATAAGACATGACAGCATGGGCATTGCACAATGAAATCATGGCTAACATCATTATATGAGAACtgtcttctattttatttttttgtctttcctACAAGCTAAAACCATTCTATTAGAAAGGTCAGAAAAATCAATTAGTAAAAGGTGTAGATGTTCGCACATAGAAGTGACGTTTAATTGTGGCTAATTTAGGATTTAGGAAGTGATTGACAATTTGACATTCAATTAAAAGGAATATTGTATTGTTTGAAATAGGGTGTATTTACTGTATTACTGCAacacaaaatacaaaaatcGAACTTTTTTAATTGACATATGTACATGAGATGGGAAGACACAATAATCAACACTGCCTAATCATAACATGCATATAACATGTGCATGCATGGGAGCTCACACAAAGTAAACAGAAGATTAGACAGCTACAAATTAGCCAAAAGACCTAAGTGATCATGATAAGAATATCTTTATCCAGAGAACAAGCtgaacaaatttttaattagtgatTTACAATGTATACTTTGTaatggaaaacaaaagaaaaagaaataccaGCAAAAGCACCATCAAAATTGGATCGTGAAGGGTCATAACATGGAGCTGTTCTAACAAATTCAAAAGGTTTGCACCCCCTCTCTTGTAGCTTGCTTCTAACCCATTCAAGACAATCTTCCATCTCAAGATTTATGCCTCTGTCAGCAAGGGCATatagcattattattattatttgaagggGAAGAGGAATGGGAAGGacaaaaaagattttatttgaCAATTCAAATCCTAAATGTTAATTAAGGTGCTTTcacatgcacacacacacacctgaAGTCTGCACCTTTGTAAGTCAAAGGGAATATAGGGTTGAACTTCCGTGTTATTGCTAACCATTCTTCATCATACTGAATCTCATAAGGTCCTGCATCTGATTCAATTTCCACAATCTAAAGGCACAGAACAAGCCATGATTGTATCACTAACTCAAACAGCTATCACAGAAGATTAACCCTGCAAATTATAGAACTATGCCTATACCTGTAAGAAATCACGCCCAGGAATACATTTATCCAGTGCAAGAAATTTTGTCAGTGGACCTCCTTCCCCATGTTGAACAAGAGCAGCAAACTTGCAGTGTAAGTGAGCTGAAAACCAATAATGTGGTTTCAATTTTTCTAGAAGTTCAGCAGCAGGTTTACTACCTAGTCTTTTTTCCTCTATCTGGCAAAAATATATCAGGTAAAGAAATAAGATACTGTGTCGTTATATAAAGTGTAATTAAAAACCAGTATCTATATGACTGctcaagaaataataataaatatgatggCTTCATATTTCCCTCAAATAAATACAAGCAAATTAGCATCCAGCATATGCAAAACACAGAATGATTATCACAAAAAACCTTCCAATTTCAATAACTTAAAAACTATAACGATAACAAATCTCACCTCTTGCTTAAAATAATGCTTGCGCCGAACAAGCTCCCTCCAATCCCCATAATCAGTGATTCTCACTGGCCAATCATGCGAAAGAAAAACATCAATTGGCTCCTTGACTTGCATCAATTTGCGAACATCATATTCACGAACATGATACACGGACTTAATGGTATTATGATCATAGGGAGGCCTCTCAAAGTGTCCTACATCAAAAAAATATCCATTCAGATTCAACAAAATTCAGAAACTCacaattcacaaacaaataaccAACCTAATTTATAGTCGAAAGATTTATAGATCCCAGAGAGGCCACCAATTCGAACATTCCCAAACCTCACCA encodes the following:
- the LOC114408890 gene encoding lariat debranching enzyme-like, whose product is MKIAVEGCMHGDLDNVYRTLQQLEKSENTKIDLLLCCGDFQAVRNEHDLKSLNVPLKYRSMNSFWKYYSGAEVAPYPTIFIGGNHEASNYLWELYYGGWAAPNIYFLGAAGVVRFGNVRIGGLSGIYKSFDYKLGHFERPPYDHNTIKSVYHVREYDVRKLMQVKEPIDVFLSHDWPVRITDYGDWRELVRRKHYFKQEIEEKRLGSKPAAELLEKLKPHYWFSAHLHCKFAALVQHGEGGPLTKFLALDKCIPGRDFLQIVEIESDAGPYEIQYDEEWLAITRKFNPIFPLTYKGADFRGINLEMEDCLEWVRSKLQERGCKPFEFVRTAPCYDPSRSNFDGAFAVNPRNPQTESFLRLLELPYLLDRNPEAKDLSPYPSPSIQRGTAYDSEDIPIDDVADDDDDDEELPKVDNVETETSNL